The window GACTATGCTGAGGTTGAACCATATATATCTGAGATGGATCCAAGATATGCTGCTTCTATTTTAGCTGAAATGTCAACGGATGATGCTGTTGATATTTTGAATACTTTAGAGAAAAATAAGGTTGCAAGTTTTTTAACCATAATGAATAAACAGGCTTCAGCAGAGATTAAGGATCTGCTTCATTATGAAGAAAAAACGGCTGGTTCAATTATGACAACTGAATTTGTTGTGATCCATGAGAATCAAACCGTACGAGAGGCAATGATTCATCTAAGAAAAGAAGCGCCTGACGCTGAAACAATATATTATATTTATGTAATTAGTGAAAAAAAGAAGTTAGTTGGTGTTATTTCTTTACGAGACTTAATTATTGCCGAAGAAGATACAAGTATTGGAGACATAATGAGTGAGCGAGTGGTTTCCGTTCCTGTAGGTGAAAACCAGGAAGATATTGCTAGAATGATGCGCGATTACGACTTCTTAGCTGTTCCAGTCATTGACTTTCAAGGTCATTTACTTGGTATTATAACCGTTGATGATATTATGGACGTTATGGAAGAAGAAGCAAATGAAGACTATTCTAGGCTGGCTGCCGTTGGGGACATGGGACGTCCTGACCAGAATGCCTTAGGTGCTGCCAAAAAAAGATTACCATGGTTAATTATACTTCTTTTTCTTGGAATGTTGACTGCAAGTCTTATAAGTCGTTTTGAACAAACTCTAGATCAAGTCGCCGTTCTATCGATTTTTATTCCTCTCATAGCAGGAATGGCTGGAAATACTGGGACCCAAGCATTAGCTGTTGCTATTAGAGGGATATCCACTGGAGAAGCTGAAAAAGAGGGAAAACGCAAAATAGTAATTCGAGAAGCAGGAACTGGGATAATTACAGGACTTATTTGTGGAATCCTCATTGCATTACTTGTATATTTGTGGAAAGGTGATTTCACTCTGGGGATTCTGGTTGGTCTTTCAATTATGGCAACATTGTTTGTCGCTACAATTGCAGGGGCTATGGTTCCTCTAATTATGCACAAATTGAAAATTGACCCCGCTGTAGCTTCAGGTCCATTTATAACAACTATTAACGATTTATTATCTATATTAATTTATTTAGGATTAGCAACGGTTTTTATTCAATCTTTGCTTTCATAAGAAAGGAGGAACTTATATGGAACATGGTGCATCCATTACATCATTACTTATTGTTATTATTGCTGCATTTTTCACCCCAATACTTTTACACCGATTACATTTGAAAATTATTCCGGTTGTGGTCGCGGAAATAATAGCTGGTCTTATATTGGGGAAAAGTGGATTTGGTATTGTGGAGGAGAGTTCCTGGTTAGAAATATTATCATCCCTAGGTTTTATTTTTCTAATGTTTTTAAGTGGTTTAGAGATAGATTTTTCCATATTTGCAAAAAGAAAAAACAGTAACGAAAAAGGGGAAAAGATACCAAGTCCATTTGTAATTGCCGCAGTAGTATTTGCTGGTATTTTCGTTCTTTCGCTTGGTTTATCTTATTTATTTGTTTTATTAGGTTTCATAGATAATCTATTTTTGATGACATTAATTATTTCAACTATTTCTTTAGGTGTTGTTGTTCCTGTTCTTAAGGATGCACAAATGATGAAAACCAATATTGGTCAAGTCATACTCTTAATTGCAGTTATCGCGGATCTCGTGACCATGATATTACTAGCCGTCTTTGTCTCCATTTATGGAGGCGGTCAAGGTAATATGTGGCTTCTTCTTTTGTTATTTGGTGCAGGGATACTGCTTTATTTTGTTGGAAAGAGATTTCGAAACCAGTCCTTCATTGAGACTATGACAAAAGGAACTATACAAATTGATACAAGAGCCGTATTTACTTTAATTATCGTTCTAGTGGCTTTGTCTGAATCAGTGGGTGCTGAAAATATTTTAGGGGCATTTATGGCTGGGGTACTTGTTTCCTTATTATCCCCTGATCCGGAAATGGTCAAAAAACTTGATAGCTTTGGTTATGGTTTTTTGATCCCTATCTTCTTCGTTATGGTAGGGGTAGATATCGATATATGGGAGCTTGTCGACGAACCAAAGTTACTTTTATTAATTCCACTCCTTTTTCTTGCGTTACTTGTATCAAAGCTGGTACCAGTACTTATTATGAAAAAATGGTTTGATTGGAGAACGGTTATAGGTTCAGGATTTCTGTTGACCTCTACCCTTTCCTTAGTAGTTGCAGCGTCAACAATTGCAGAGAGGATGGGGATGATTACCAATCAAATGTCTGGGACTTTGATTCTAGTCGCGCTTTTAACATGTCTCATCACGCCCATTGTCTTTAAGAAAGTGTACGGTAAATATGTAGATGAAACTGAACGTAGACAAAGAGTAGCTTTCATTGGTGCAAATAGTATGACTTTACCTGTTACAAGAGAACTTGATCCTAATTTATTTAAGACTTTTTTGTATCATACCAAAATGGAAAAGGATGAAAACAAAATTGTTCCATCTGCCTTTGATGTTAAGGAGATAGGTGACTATTCTATAGAAAAGCTGGAAGCACTCGGTGTTTTTCATTCTGATATCCTTGTTGTTTCTACGGGGGATGGAGATCAAAATACTAAGATTTCTAAGTTTGCTAAAGAAAAAGGGGTAGAACGTGTCATCGCTCGTATTGAAAATCCGAATATGCATGCAGAATTGAAAGAGCATGGAATTGAAATCTTTTCTGTCTTGCAATCATCTAAAACTTTGTTAAAGGCGATGATTAACGCACCGAGTATTGTGGATATCTTAACGAAACAGGAAAGTGCCCTTTATGAAATTAGAATGAATAATGCAGAATATGACGGTACTCTTTTGCGTAAATTCCCATTTGCTGGCGATGTAATCATGGTTCGGATTTTCCGTGGGAAAGATTCCATAGTTCCTCATGGTGACACCGAACTTAAGGTGGGGGATCACTTAATTGTTACTGGTACAAAGGAATATGTTGAAGAACTACGAATGGTCCTAGAATACGGTATTTCTAATCCTTAAAAATTTGTGTTTTTGTTTAGGGTCATATAAAATAGTAGCAGGTACTAATAATTAATATCATAAAATAAAAACAATTTTTCAAGGAGGACCATACCATGAATTTTTCTCTTGAGGGACGTAACTATGTCGTTATGGGTGTTGCCAATAAAAGAAGTATTGCTTGGGGGATAGCGCAAGCACTACATGAAGCGGGAGCTAGATTAATTTTCACTTATGCAAGTGATCGATTTGAGAAACCCGTCAAAGAATTAGTAGAAACTTTAGAAGCTGATAACTCTTTATTTTACGGATGTGACGTAACGGACGATGCAAAGGTGGAAGAAACTTTTGCGGCTATTAAAGAAGACGTGGGAGTCATTCATGGAATTGCCCATTGTATTGCTTTTGCTAACAAAGAAGAGTTAAAGGGTGAATATATGAATACAACAAGGGAAGGATTCCTTCTAGCACATAATATTAGTGCATATTCCTTAACGGCAGTGGCTAAAGCAGCAAAGCCTTTGATGACTGAAGGGGGAAGCATTGTCACTCTAACGTATTTAGGTGGAGAAAGAGTTATTGAAAACTATAATGTTATGGGAGTTGCCAAAGCAAGCTTAGATGCTAGTGTTCGTTATTTGGCCAATGACCTTGGTAAATACGGAATTCGTGTGAATGCCATCTCTGCAGGACCAATCCGTACATTATCTGCTAAAGGAGTAGGTGACTTTAGCGCGATTTTAAAAATTATTGAAGAAAAGGCACCACTTAGACAACCTGTTACTCAAGAAGATGTAGGCTCTTCTGCTTATTTCCTTATGAGTGATTTATCAAAAGGGATAACTGGAGAAATCCTTCATGTCGATGCTGGATTCAATATTGTAAGCATATAATCGAGAAAAATCATAGTCTTTTATTGACTGTGATTTTTTTTGTAGGCACGAACCTAGTTTTCTTTGCATATAGTGTCAAGAGAGAGAATGTAAAAGGAGGAAGCTGAATGAACGAAGAATTTAATAGATCTAAACAAGAGCCAAAATTGTATATTCAGCAGCCAGAGTCTATATCAATTCCTGAAGCTTCAATGCAAAGAAAATATCATCAAGCAGTATCTCAACAGCAAGAAAGTGAAGAGGGAAGAACTTTACCTAAGCGCTCAAAACGCACATTGAATTTCTCTGCTCTTCAGGCCCATAGTTTGGAGGAAGAAGCTGTAGAGGAACAAAAACCGGTAGAGGTTCACGAAGAAGAAGTTCAGGCAGAGGTAGAACAGGAGACTGAAACAAAAGAACAAAACAGAAAACGGTTTAAAGATATGAGCTTAGAAGAAAAGGTATACTATTTTGTTCAATTGCCAAAACAAGTTCCTAAGATGAAGTGTCAGGTGAAAACGAGTGAGGGTAAAATATTTAGAGGACTAATTACTAACTACGAAGATGGATTGGTACACATGAAAGTATATCAGCGGCCATATCAAGTGAATCTTCCCTTTGAAACGATTAAAGAAATCAAATTGCTCGGTTTTTAATCATGAGAAAAGCACCCAACTCAAAATGAGTGGGTGCTTATTAAAATTATACTCGAGTAATTGCGTCAATGGCTGGTAAGCATGTGATGTGACAGAAACATTTTACATCTACAGTGATACAGATGCCAGTTGTGCGAAGGTTACTAGTGTCTTGGTCTACTGGGGATTCAGGGTCCTTACAAGTGTCTCCTGGTGTGCGAAGAAGTTCTAAAGTTGCACAGCAATCCTCATCCACTTCTTTTACGCGGAAGAAGAAGCTTCCAAATAGATTTCCAATTTCTTCGTATGGTGCACCAAAGCCTTTAAATGGTTTACAGTCACAATACAACAATACTGGTACAGTATCTAAGCCGTTCGTATCTTCTCTTTCACCAAGTAAGTCTGCAATGGATTGCTCACAGCTAGAGTCGCATTCGATTGGTAGGACGTCGGTTTGGGCATCTGCGATTTCTCTGAGAACATCACATACGCAATTATCTGAATCAAAGTGTTTTCCACAGCTCATTTCTTTTTCCCCTCTCTTAGTTTTAAGTTTGACGTATTGTCCCTAATACAATATGACTTATTCCTAGTTTTGTGTGGGCATCGGACCATGGTTCTAATAGAGTTTTTAGAAAAACTCGGCTTACCGTTAAAGGGATTCTTGAAAGTGTATTTTGCTTTCTTAGAAGCCCTTATACCCTGGAGTGCAAGTACTAATGGCGAAAGCCTTAGTTTTACTTATACTATCAACCGACTAAAGTTATAAATTCTAATAGCATAAAAAATTATAGGTGAAAAGAAGGCATATGCCCTATACCCCTTTTTAGGTAAATGCATAAGATGAAACGAGTTTAAATCTAAGAAGTGGGGTGTAAGAATGTCCGAGAAAAAACGGGTCATTAAAGTGAAAGACCTATATGTTGAGGCCGAAAATGTGCATTTTGTTCAGCCTGAGAGAAGACGGCCAGTTGATCCTTTCTTTGGAAGACCGAGAAGAGTAGAATCTCCGGACCAAGAAAGGGAATCTGAAGTGAAGAGTCCCTCTGGTGAAGAGGGAGAAAGTTCTGATGAACGCAGAAGACCATTATTTTCATGGATCTAGGTACATTGAAAAATGGCCATTCCCACTAATGGAATTGGCCATTTTTTAGCCTTGCTTTATTAAGTGAAACTTCAATCAGTGGCGTTCCCACAGATTGTTGGACACCCAAGGTTAACTAAAGGCCTTGAACCAATCGACATTGCCGGGTAGCCAATCATGAAGCAAGCTTCACCAACAAGGATGAAAAATTTAATGTTTTATTTTCATGGGAGTAATCCCCCACCTACTCTTTTCGTTTCACTTAAGATTTGAGGCGGGGTATTACTGCCCGTTCATGCAGGATAAACGAAGGAGGGGAAAGATGAATTTATTAGATTTTGTTATTTTAGTTTTTGCAAGTTATCGGTTAACAAGATTAATTGTTTTCGACACAATCACAGATTGGCTTCGACGACCATTTCATGAATACGAGGAGCAGGAGTTATCTGATGGTGAAATAGAAACGGTCATTCACATAAAAGGGACAGGAATCCGAGCATTTATTGGTGAACTTTTGTCCTGTTATTGGTGTACTGGTTTCTGGTCCTCTGTAATTATTTTATTGATCTTTTTATATCTTCCCTCCTTAGAGATCATTTTATATGTTCTAGCAATAAGTGGTGCAGCATCTATGTTGTTTGAAATAACTGAAAAATAAACGACTGGACTATACGGACTGCAGAAACTATTCATACAGTAAAGGAAACAGGAAGGAGAGTGAAAAAATTGGTGCAAAGAAAAAAGGCAACGACAGCTGTTCACCGTCCAAAAAAGAAACGCATTTGTAACTGTGGAAATAGAAGAAGGAAGGTTTCTAGCTAATGCTACCAGAATCTTTATTTCGATTTCTGAATTCTCTAGATCATTTTCTTGATGGGAAAAAGCCTTTTCAAAAATATGAAGAATTAGAAATGAAATTTGATGAAACAGAAGGACAGTTTGATAAAGAATGGTCCAAGTTTGGTGATGAAATAGAAAAAGTCATGAAGGAATTAGAGAACAGAATAGAATAAAGGAATAAGAAGGCTGTAATGAGGGTATAGAAAAGTAATAAACTAAGGGGGAAGAGCTTATGGGCTATCTTTTACCTATTCCTTATATTCAAGAACAGAACCAATATCTCCGTACTAAAAATGTAAAGTTTGACCCTTTTGTCGTTGAAAGAATCCCGTCACTGAAACTTAGGGAGGAAAGGGAGTTATCCCAAAATCCTTCTTTTTCCAATTCTCCTCAAGATAAAAAAGTGGCTGATTTAACAGGGAAAGGCCTCTTTGTCGACGAATTTGTATAATTATAAAACTTGACTTTTGTTTAAATTGATTGTGAGGAAGTAGACCCTTTTCCTGATGTATCCAAAGGAAAACTCTTCTTCAACAGTTGAAACAAACATCGAGCATCACGAAAAATATTTAAAATGAGTCTTTCATTATGTCAAGGAGCATAGTAAAAGGAGAAGCTTAATATGCATTAACATACAAAGCTTCTCCTTCTTGGTATTCAGCATAGAATATTTCTTTATAGGAAGAGTGGCCTTGTATTTGAAGCTGCTGAATAAGCCATTTTTCATCGTGACCGATCTCCTGTAAATTATCCCAAATTATCTCTCCATCAATAATAAGAGTATAGGCAATTTTAAAAGGTTTTGGTTGCATATTCCAATCGTCGGCAGTTGGAATATCTTTATTAGGATTTTTCATCACACTTATGGTTCCGTCTGTTTCTAGAACAGCAAATTCAGCGTCTTGCATGGAAAATACTCCTTTTGACCTTAGCAAATGCTGTAACTGATTAATGTCTAGCTTAACTTTCTTCATGTTTTCACGATTCAATTTTCCATTCTTAATGACGATGGTTGGCTGACCTTCTAAAAGTCCACGCGTTCCTTTATATTTTTGGGATATGATCTCAGTTATATAAATAAGACTTCCCCATAGAAAAATAGCAAATAGAACATGCGTGACTCCGATTTTGTCATCATATAGTCCATTACCCACTAACTCACCCAATATCAAGGCGGCGATGAAATCAAAAGCCGTAATTTGCGTAATTTGGGATTTTCCTAAAATTTTAGTGAGGATAAAAAGGGCAATAAATCCAATAATTGTTTCTATCAAAATTTGAATATAGTCCATAACTGTTTTTCCATCCTTTTCAATACTACAATTGTAGGATGGACATAAAATGCCTTGCACATACGTGTTTATGTTAAATTTGGAGAAAACAAAAAGGTTAATTCGAATAGCGAATTAACCTTTTGTTAAGTCCTTAATCATAGTAACATGAGGAATTCCAGCATCCATGAAAGGTTCCTTGGAAATCGTGTGATATCCTAAGTTGCGATAAAACTCTTCTGCATGATCTTGAGCGTTTAATTTAGTCTGTGTATATCCTTTTTCTTTTGCTATCTTTTCCATTTCTAAAATCAATTGTTTTCCATACCCATGTCCGCGAAATGGTTTCATGACGGAGACTCGCTCAAGCTTTGCATAATTATCGACAAATCTCATTCTTCCGGCAGAGACCGGGCGTTGATCAGCATACCCAACAAAATGTATTGCCGTACGGTCATGATCATCTATCTCAATCGATTCAGGGACCTTTTGTTCCATTACGAAAACGTCTCGTCTTACATGATAGGCATCTTCAAGTTCTGTAGCACTTTGAACAACTCGAATATTTAGCATTTATCCCTCTCCGAGTATAAAGGTTTCATAAACAGACCAAGAGCCGTTTTCTAATTGATAGAGCAACTGGAATCGGTTCACTGTTTCTTCAAACTCAATATCCATCATGCGTAAAGCTCCATAAATATCTGAATGCTCATCATGAGATAACTTTTGGGCGATCGTAATGTGTGGAACAAAGGAATATGTCTGTTTGTTTGGCAGGATTCCTTCATGTAGCTTTTCGTTTAACGCAATTAGTTCCTCTACAGGTTCCACCTTGAAATAGATGGTATAATTCGCAGGTTGAAAAGAACTTACTTTTTTTATTTTTAATGGAAAAGGCGAAACGTTTTTTGCTACTTTTTTTAGATACTTCACAATATCATCTGCTTGATCAGAGTGTGCTTCGAAAGGCTCTTTTAACGTGATATGTGGAGGAATCAACGCATAATGAGGATCATAACGCTTTCGATAAGAATTTGCTGTATCTTGAATCTCTTTTGACGGAAAAATGGCTATACCATATTTCATCTAATACCCCTCCTTAAGCTACTGTTAATTGGTAAAATCGTTTTGAAAAAAGTACTATTTCTATTATACCAAATATCAATTGTTTAGAATATTCCCATTTTAACCTTCCTGTTCAGATTTTCCTAAAAGAGTTAATAAGGCATTCGGGAGGTCCTTTTGCCATGTTCCCCAATTATGGTCGCCTTCTAATTCATGGTAGGTATAGGAAAGTTTTTTCTTAGTTAGAATTTGGTTAAGTTCACGATTAGCACTTAGAAAGTCAAGGGTTTTTCCATCAGTGGTAGTTACACTTTCTTCCGCTATGCCAATGGTGTGGTAGATGTCAACCTGCTGAAGGAGTGGAGCATGATTTACTGCATCCATCACTTTTTCATCGACGTACGGTGATTGCATAATCACTTTCCCAAAAGTATGTGCGTACCGGCAAGCCGCCATCAACGAGACTGTACCCCCAAGGGAATCTCCAATTAATATTCTTCCGTGTCCCATTTGATATGTTGGTAATAAATCATCTAAAAATGGAACCATCTCATGCACAAGGAATCTGATATAGCTTTCATTATGCTCTCCGTTTGGGTGATATTTTTTGGAACGGTCATATTTGTCTTGATAGGGTATTCCTACAAAAATGGTTCGATCAATACGTCGTTGACTATGTAAATCATCACTAATAGTGGCCATACGCCCAAGCTGAAAGTAATCATTACCGTCCTGCATAATGGCGACGTGGTATTTATAAAGTGGAGAGAAAACTTCTGGTTTATAGATTTTAAAAGGAATTTTCTCATTTAAAAATTCACTGTTAATCGAATGATCAGTCATTGTCCCCTTTCTTCTCACTATAATCCCCCTTTCATTTGATGCATCTACATATAATAGTTTATCACAAATGAGTAAAAGTAAAACGTATTTGCAGGTAGCGTGTTATAATAGTCTCAATGATTTATCCTGGATTTACTGGCAGTCAACGATGAAGCAAGCTTCACCAACAAGGATGAAATATTCAATGTTTTATTTTCATGGGAGTCACATCCCTATCTTAAATCTTAAATAAAACGAGAAGTGTAGGTGAGGGTCCACTTCCCGCAAATGTACGATTGGTTTAAGCGCCTTTAGGTGATACCCTTGGGTACTAACAATCAGTGGGAGACGGCCGCTGATTGAAGTTTCACTTTATAGGAGGTGAGATTTTGTGGACAAACATATAAGAAGCCAAACAGTAGAAGATGCTGCACGTTCTTTACTGGAACAGAGGGGTGTCACTATAAATGATATTGCAGACATTGTATATAATCTGCAGCGTCCCTACAGTGATAGGCTAACGATGGAGGAGTGTTTGGAGTCCGTAGATCGAGTTTTAGAAAAAAGGGAGATCCAACACGCTATTCTAGTGGGGGTGGAGTTAGATCGCCTAGCAGAGGAAAAAAAACTATCCGAACCACTTCAGTCGATCGTAGAAAAGGATGAAGGGCTTTTTGGAGTAGATGAAACAATCGCATTGGGTGCCGTATTTGGTTATGGGAGCATTGCTGTAACCACTTTTGGATTTCTAGATAAGCAAAAGACAGGAATTATAAAAAAACTAGATACGAAGGAAGGAGAAAGTGTTAATACCTTTTTAGATGACATTGTCGCAAGCATTGCTTCCAATGCTGCAAGCCGTCTTGCTCATAGATTAAGAGATATTGAAGATGATCTAGGGAGTACAAAGGTTTTAACCAAAGATCAAGAAGAGAGATTAAGTTAATAAAGCTTTTCTATAGAGAGGGACTGAATATTAGGATATTCTAGTCCCTCTTCTTTCTTAAAAGATAAGGTATAAAATCTGGCTAGCTCCAGCGAAAAAACATCATCGATTAATCTTCGAAGTTTTTGCCCCGAGTAATCGCATGAAGGAAAGCTACTTAGAGCTTCTTCGCAGAAACAAGTGCCTTTCTTGTTTCGAAGGGCGCTTGCGCTTTTCTTATTCCAAATATAGATAAAAAACGGACTTTATAGTAAAATACATTTCAGGGAGATTATTTGACCTTTTTCGACAAAAGTTCCGAATGAGAGAGGGAAAATTGATGAAAAAGCTTGGTAAAAAGGAATTGCTATCTGCGCCTGGAATTGGTGCTATTTATTTTGGAATAGCCATTATTTGGGTTGTATTGTCCGATATGTTCATGTATTCCATTTTGGAAGATAGTCAACTGGCCTCTGTGTTAAAAGGGGCAAGTTTTGTCATACTTACCTCCTTCCTTCTCTATTATCTGATCAGGAAACAAAATCATGAAAAGATAGAACAAGAGAAAAGGTTATGGAACTCAGAAAATAAATATCAAACCGTTTTTCAACATTCTTCGAGCGGGATGTTACTTGTACATCCTGAAACGTATTCCATAATTGATTGCAATGAAACGTTTAGCAGATGGACAGACTTCACCAAGAAAGAGCTAAATGAATGTACAGTACAGGATATCTTACAAGAAGGAAGTCCAGAAGTGCCTGAAGGAGATACATCGGAGTGGCATCTTATCAGTAGAACGCAGGAATTGCTTCATGTTGTTGTACGCCAAAAGACACTCTCTTATGATAACGAGACATTACTTTTATACAACATGATCAACTTAACCCCCATCATGAAACAGAATCAAAAGCTAAAAGAGATCTCAATGGAGAGGAACCGTTTCATTCATGCTTTGGACTCTGTGAGGCAAGGGATTATTTTATGTGACCATGATGGAAGTGAATATATTATTAGGTATGCAAATAAAGGTTTAGATCAGCTATTGGGCACTTCATCAGCATTAATGTTTGACCAGCCATTATTTTCTATATTAGAAAATTATTCTGATTTGCCCTCTTTAAAACAAATTCAAGATGCTCTACTTCAAAAGGTATCAACAACAGTGGAACATGAAATACATTCAGATCATGGAAAACATTTTTGGAATGAATTAACCATTGAGCCTGTTTTTAATCAAAAAAATAAGGTAGAGAATTTTGTTTTATTTTTCTCAGATATATCGGATAGAAAGATTACCGATCAAGTGCTAAATACACATAATCAATTATTAAAAGGAATGTTTACAAACCGAAATGTCAATGATATTTTGACAGGCATCATTGTTCTGGTTGAACAGTTAATTCCACAGAGCATGGCTTCCGTGACGATGTTTCCAAAAGGTCATCAAGAATACATAGCTCCTACGTTGAGGATGAAATTAAAGAAGTCTTATGAACCGTTTTTACGTCAAATGTTTCAAGCCGTATGGACAACTGATAACCAAGAGGATATCTTTCTCGTTGAAAGAGTCGAGAGCTCTCTTCACCTTCAAGGTGTGTCGCCTTTATTGGAAGTTCAAGGGATACGCCAAGTAATTCTTGCCCCCATTGAAGGAAAAGATGGGCAATGGGTGGCGTTGATTCATCTATTTTTAACAAGAGACAAACCTTTAACAGATATTGAAAAACGCTCTTTAACAGAAAATATTCATTTGGCTAGAATTGCCATTTTATCTAAAGAAGCGGAAGATATTATTTATCATCAGACGAATTATGATGATCTAACTGGACTTCCCAATCGTAAACATTTATTAAGACTGATGGCTAATTGTTTTAATTCCTGTGATGACGATGATACTCAATGTGCCGTCTATTTTATCGATGTTGATAGATTTAAGCAGATTAATGATACGTTTGGCCATTCTGCTGGTAATGAAATGTTGATAGAAGTATCAAATCGTTTGAAAGAACAGGCTGGTAGTCCCACCATTCTATCGAGGTTGGGTGGAGATGAGTTTGCGATTGTAGTCAAACCCTTGGATCCTTCACCAAATTGGCAAGAAATAGGGGACTATTTCTTGCAGGCCCTTCAGTCGCCATTTTCGATTGGAGAGCACCAAATTAAAATGACAGGCAGTGCCGGGTATGCTATTTATCCAAACGATGGGAAGACACCAGAAGAACTATTGAGGAATTCAGATATTGCTATGTTCATGGCCAAGGAAAAGGGAAAGAACCAAGTAGAAGCATATAATGAAACCTTAAGATTGCAAACAAAGAGATTACTTCTGATGGAGAATAACCTGAAGAAAGCTATAGAAAATAATGAATTTATTTTGCATTATCAACCCCAATTTGATTTGTCATCGGGAGCACTTACGGGTTTTGAAGCATTAGTGAGGTGGATGCATCCTATTTTTGGAATTATTCCTCCAAGCGAGTTTATACCAATCGCTGAAAAAAATGGGCTCATTGTTCCGATGGGGAGATGGATAATTAGAGAAGCTTGTGAACAAGCAAAGAAATGGCAACTTCAAGGATATCCGCCAGTAATGATGGGAATCAATATTTCACTAAAACAATTTATGCAAAAGGACTTTGTCCAAATGGTATTTGATATTTTAGAACAAACGAGATTAGACCCACACTTTCTTACTATTGAAATTACAGAAAGTGTAGCGATGCATCGACCAAATGTAACGATAGATGCTATGAATCAATTAAGAAAAAAGGGAGTAGGCATTTCCATTGATGATTTTGGTACAGGATTTTCTTCCCTATCTCATCTAAAGGACTTACCGGTTTCCATGCTGAAAATTGATCGATCCTTTGTAAATGACATTACAAAAGAAAAATCTAAAGCATATGCCATTACACAAAGTACCATTCAGTTAGCTCATAACTTGAACTTAAATATTGTTGCAGAAGGGATAGAAACAGCAGATCAACTTAAAATTCTAAAACGCTATTTCTGTCAAACAG of the Bacillaceae bacterium S4-13-56 genome contains:
- the mgtE gene encoding magnesium transporter, giving the protein MEHLEENERHQLWRNLQDALLNDQMNQFREAFLEMHPYDQAKIFAEQPEEIRFQIYAYLSPTEMAKMVEHLDYAEVEPYISEMDPRYAASILAEMSTDDAVDILNTLEKNKVASFLTIMNKQASAEIKDLLHYEEKTAGSIMTTEFVVIHENQTVREAMIHLRKEAPDAETIYYIYVISEKKKLVGVISLRDLIIAEEDTSIGDIMSERVVSVPVGENQEDIARMMRDYDFLAVPVIDFQGHLLGIITVDDIMDVMEEEANEDYSRLAAVGDMGRPDQNALGAAKKRLPWLIILLFLGMLTASLISRFEQTLDQVAVLSIFIPLIAGMAGNTGTQALAVAIRGISTGEAEKEGKRKIVIREAGTGIITGLICGILIALLVYLWKGDFTLGILVGLSIMATLFVATIAGAMVPLIMHKLKIDPAVASGPFITTINDLLSILIYLGLATVFIQSLLS
- a CDS encoding CotY/CotZ family spore coat protein, whose protein sequence is MSCGKHFDSDNCVCDVLREIADAQTDVLPIECDSSCEQSIADLLGEREDTNGLDTVPVLLYCDCKPFKGFGAPYEEIGNLFGSFFFRVKEVDEDCCATLELLRTPGDTCKDPESPVDQDTSNLRTTGICITVDVKCFCHITCLPAIDAITRV
- a CDS encoding monovalent cation:proton antiporter family protein translates to MEHGASITSLLIVIIAAFFTPILLHRLHLKIIPVVVAEIIAGLILGKSGFGIVEESSWLEILSSLGFIFLMFLSGLEIDFSIFAKRKNSNEKGEKIPSPFVIAAVVFAGIFVLSLGLSYLFVLLGFIDNLFLMTLIISTISLGVVVPVLKDAQMMKTNIGQVILLIAVIADLVTMILLAVFVSIYGGGQGNMWLLLLLFGAGILLYFVGKRFRNQSFIETMTKGTIQIDTRAVFTLIIVLVALSESVGAENILGAFMAGVLVSLLSPDPEMVKKLDSFGYGFLIPIFFVMVGVDIDIWELVDEPKLLLLIPLLFLALLVSKLVPVLIMKKWFDWRTVIGSGFLLTSTLSLVVAASTIAERMGMITNQMSGTLILVALLTCLITPIVFKKVYGKYVDETERRQRVAFIGANSMTLPVTRELDPNLFKTFLYHTKMEKDENKIVPSAFDVKEIGDYSIEKLEALGVFHSDILVVSTGDGDQNTKISKFAKEKGVERVIARIENPNMHAELKEHGIEIFSVLQSSKTLLKAMINAPSIVDILTKQESALYEIRMNNAEYDGTLLRKFPFAGDVIMVRIFRGKDSIVPHGDTELKVGDHLIVTGTKEYVEELRMVLEYGISNP
- a CDS encoding DUF421 domain-containing protein — encoded protein: MDYIQILIETIIGFIALFILTKILGKSQITQITAFDFIAALILGELVGNGLYDDKIGVTHVLFAIFLWGSLIYITEIISQKYKGTRGLLEGQPTIVIKNGKLNRENMKKVKLDINQLQHLLRSKGVFSMQDAEFAVLETDGTISVMKNPNKDIPTADDWNMQPKPFKIAYTLIIDGEIIWDNLQEIGHDEKWLIQQLQIQGHSSYKEIFYAEYQEGEALYVNAY
- a CDS encoding DUF1360 domain-containing protein, whose amino-acid sequence is MNLLDFVILVFASYRLTRLIVFDTITDWLRRPFHEYEEQELSDGEIETVIHIKGTGIRAFIGELLSCYWCTGFWSSVIILLIFLYLPSLEIILYVLAISGAASMLFEITEK
- a CDS encoding CotO family spore coat protein, yielding MNEEFNRSKQEPKLYIQQPESISIPEASMQRKYHQAVSQQQESEEGRTLPKRSKRTLNFSALQAHSLEEEAVEEQKPVEVHEEEVQAEVEQETETKEQNRKRFKDMSLEEKVYYFVQLPKQVPKMKCQVKTSEGKIFRGLITNYEDGLVHMKVYQRPYQVNLPFETIKEIKLLGF
- the fabI gene encoding enoyl-ACP reductase FabI, which translates into the protein MNFSLEGRNYVVMGVANKRSIAWGIAQALHEAGARLIFTYASDRFEKPVKELVETLEADNSLFYGCDVTDDAKVEETFAAIKEDVGVIHGIAHCIAFANKEELKGEYMNTTREGFLLAHNISAYSLTAVAKAAKPLMTEGGSIVTLTYLGGERVIENYNVMGVAKASLDASVRYLANDLGKYGIRVNAISAGPIRTLSAKGVGDFSAILKIIEEKAPLRQPVTQEDVGSSAYFLMSDLSKGITGEILHVDAGFNIVSI